From the Cohaesibacter sp. ES.047 genome, one window contains:
- the glyA gene encoding serine hydroxymethyltransferase gives MSATETKSGAIFPEFFTRDLASADPAIAKAIEDELGRQKHEIELIASENIVSKAVLQAQGSVMTNKYAEGYSGRRYYGGCKHVDVAEDLAIERVTKLFGCEFANVQPNSGSQANQAAFMALIKPGDTILGMSLDAGGHLTHGAKPNQSGKWFNSIQYGVRKQDGRIDFEQLEELAKEHSPKLIIAGGSAYSREFDFKRFREIADSIGAYLMVDMAHFAGLVAAGLHESPFPHAHIATSTTHKTLRGPRGGLILTNDADIAKKVNSAVFPGLQGGPLMHVIAAKAVAFGEALTPEFKVYAQAVKDNAVALADTLYAGGVELSSGGTDNHLLLVDLRPKGLTGKVVESALGRAYITCNKNGVPFDPEKPAITSGIRLGTPAGTSRGFGVEEFKQIGQLIIEVLDGLVANGEEGNGAVESAVKEKVIALTDRFPIYTDL, from the coding sequence ATGTCCGCAACCGAAACCAAATCGGGAGCCATTTTCCCGGAATTTTTCACACGTGATCTCGCCAGTGCCGACCCGGCCATTGCCAAGGCAATCGAGGATGAACTCGGTCGCCAAAAGCACGAAATCGAGCTGATCGCTTCGGAAAACATCGTCTCCAAAGCCGTCTTGCAAGCGCAGGGCTCGGTGATGACCAACAAATATGCCGAGGGCTATTCGGGCCGTCGCTATTACGGTGGTTGTAAGCATGTAGACGTTGCCGAAGATCTGGCGATCGAACGCGTTACCAAGCTGTTCGGTTGCGAATTCGCAAACGTTCAGCCCAACTCCGGTTCGCAGGCCAACCAGGCCGCCTTCATGGCGCTGATCAAGCCGGGTGATACCATCCTGGGTATGAGTCTTGACGCTGGTGGTCACCTGACCCACGGTGCAAAGCCCAACCAGTCCGGCAAATGGTTCAACTCCATCCAGTATGGCGTGCGCAAGCAGGACGGCCGCATTGATTTTGAACAGCTCGAAGAGTTGGCAAAAGAACATTCACCGAAGTTGATCATCGCCGGTGGCTCCGCTTACAGCCGCGAGTTCGATTTCAAACGTTTCCGCGAAATTGCTGATTCCATTGGCGCCTACCTGATGGTCGACATGGCTCACTTTGCTGGCCTCGTGGCAGCGGGACTGCATGAAAGCCCGTTCCCGCATGCTCATATCGCGACCTCAACCACCCACAAGACCCTGCGTGGTCCCCGCGGTGGTCTGATCCTGACCAATGACGCTGATATTGCCAAGAAAGTGAATTCGGCAGTCTTCCCGGGTCTGCAAGGTGGACCGCTGATGCACGTCATCGCGGCCAAGGCCGTTGCGTTCGGTGAAGCGCTGACCCCGGAATTCAAGGTCTACGCACAGGCAGTGAAGGACAATGCTGTCGCGTTGGCCGACACGCTCTATGCCGGTGGTGTAGAACTGTCGTCCGGCGGTACCGACAACCATCTGCTGCTCGTTGATCTGCGCCCCAAAGGCCTGACCGGTAAAGTCGTGGAATCTGCTCTGGGGCGGGCCTACATCACCTGCAACAAGAACGGCGTTCCCTTCGATCCCGAAAAGCCTGCCATCACCTCCGGTATCCGTCTTGGTACCCCGGCAGGCACCTCGCGCGGCTTTGGTGTTGAGGAGTTCAAACAGATCGGACAATTGATCATTGAAGTCCTTGACGGCCTTGTCGCAAATGGGGAAGAAGGCAATGGAGCCGTGGAATCAGCGGTGAAGGAAAAGGTCATCGCACTGACCGACCGTTTCCCGATCTACACGGATCTCTAA
- the nrdR gene encoding transcriptional regulator NrdR: protein MRCPYCGCDDTQVKDSRPTEDNTAIRRRRVCTGCGGRFTTFERVQLRELSVVKRTGRRVPFDRDKLMRSVQVSLRKRPVDIEKVERMVSGIVRQLESTGDAEVQAEHIGTLVMEGLKGLDEIAYIRFASVYKNFREAKDFSDMLNEMSSDQDEDDPGQDED from the coding sequence ATGAGATGCCCCTATTGCGGTTGTGATGACACACAAGTGAAGGATTCTCGACCTACAGAAGACAACACCGCCATTCGCCGCCGCAGGGTCTGTACCGGCTGCGGCGGGCGTTTCACCACATTCGAGCGCGTACAGTTGCGCGAATTGTCGGTGGTCAAGCGCACCGGACGTCGGGTTCCCTTTGATCGCGACAAGCTGATGCGGTCCGTTCAGGTCTCGTTGCGCAAACGTCCCGTCGATATCGAAAAAGTCGAGCGTATGGTCTCGGGCATTGTTCGCCAGCTTGAGAGCACGGGGGATGCGGAGGTGCAGGCCGAGCATATCGGCACGCTGGTGATGGAAGGGCTTAAAGGTCTCGACGAAATCGCCTATATTCGCTTTGCTTCGGTTTACAAGAATTTCCGGGAGGCAAAAGACTTCTCGGACATGCTCAACGAAATGTCATCCGATCAGGACGAGGACGATCCCGGGCAGGACGAAGACTAG
- the ribD gene encoding bifunctional diaminohydroxyphosphoribosylaminopyrimidine deaminase/5-amino-6-(5-phosphoribosylamino)uracil reductase RibD has product MQQVSQALTDHQLMDLALRLGARFAGATGDNPAVGCVIARHHPNHTDILGIGWTQQGGRPHAERVALAEAGAAARGAIAYVTLEPCSHHGRSSPCAEALIEAGIARVVCAHPDPDPRVSGLGFAMLREAGILVETGLLEPVAHRNLAGFLSRITRGTPWLEAKMALSPDGMIGKQGVGNYPITGVEAKRHTHAMRARADAILVGVETVLVDNPSLTVRLPGLEHRSPLRVILDSKGRTPETSALVHGARDVPVMILTTGAISTEKALLLEDHGCTVHLVEADKEGRVDLDAALRLLGDRGINRLFAETGAKLAEALLTGAFVDEFHLYRGSKTVGEHGLKGLGDDPDAMLQAAGLSLERTKHAGTDRLQTYVRAASLSALYQRK; this is encoded by the coding sequence ATGCAGCAGGTCTCACAAGCCTTGACCGATCATCAATTGATGGATCTGGCCCTACGGCTCGGGGCCCGCTTTGCTGGCGCGACGGGTGACAATCCCGCCGTCGGCTGCGTGATCGCTCGCCATCATCCCAACCACACGGACATTCTGGGCATAGGCTGGACACAGCAAGGTGGCCGACCGCATGCAGAGCGTGTTGCTCTAGCCGAGGCCGGTGCTGCTGCCAGAGGCGCAATTGCCTATGTGACGCTCGAACCCTGTTCACACCATGGACGCTCATCACCGTGCGCAGAAGCCTTGATAGAGGCGGGGATCGCCCGTGTCGTCTGTGCCCACCCGGACCCGGATCCTCGCGTTTCAGGGCTCGGTTTTGCTATGCTGAGGGAGGCCGGTATCCTTGTCGAAACGGGTCTTTTGGAACCCGTCGCCCATCGAAATCTCGCCGGCTTTTTGTCTCGGATAACGCGAGGGACGCCTTGGCTTGAAGCCAAAATGGCCCTGTCTCCAGATGGAATGATCGGCAAGCAGGGCGTCGGCAACTATCCCATTACGGGTGTTGAGGCGAAGCGCCATACCCATGCCATGAGGGCAAGAGCTGATGCCATCCTTGTTGGGGTTGAGACGGTTCTTGTTGACAATCCGAGCCTGACCGTGCGTCTCCCGGGGCTTGAGCATCGCTCTCCGCTCCGTGTCATCCTTGACAGCAAGGGCCGTACACCAGAGACCAGCGCTCTGGTGCATGGGGCACGGGACGTGCCGGTGATGATCCTGACTACAGGTGCAATTTCAACGGAAAAGGCCTTGCTGCTCGAAGACCATGGCTGCACCGTGCATCTGGTTGAAGCAGATAAAGAGGGCAGGGTGGACCTTGACGCAGCTCTTCGATTGCTTGGAGACCGGGGCATCAATCGGCTCTTTGCCGAAACCGGAGCAAAGCTTGCTGAAGCTCTGCTGACAGGGGCTTTTGTTGATGAGTTTCATCTCTACCGTGGCTCCAAGACGGTTGGTGAGCACGGGCTGAAGGGGCTGGGCGATGATCCCGACGCGATGCTTCAGGCAGCCGGGCTTTCTTTGGAGAGAACAAAACACGCTGGTACGGATCGCTTGCAGACTTATGTGCGAGCCGCTAGTCTTTCCGCATTATATCAGAGGAAATAA
- a CDS encoding riboflavin synthase: MFTGIVTDVGEVVVREDIPAGQRVRIATHFDPKTIAVGASIACSGVCHTVIEAGAMDDGRNFFVVESAKETLDLTTASEWAVGRKLNLERSLQMGDELGGHLVLGHVDGMAEIVERVDHPDSVFYKLRAPDQLARFIPQKGSVALDGCSLTVNDVDGDDFTIFLIPHTIAHTTFGEKQVGDKINLEVDMMARYIARLSEYKPS; encoded by the coding sequence ATGTTTACAGGTATTGTTACGGACGTCGGTGAAGTCGTGGTACGCGAAGACATTCCGGCTGGCCAGCGCGTTCGCATTGCGACACATTTTGACCCCAAGACCATTGCCGTGGGCGCTTCAATAGCTTGCAGCGGCGTTTGCCACACCGTCATCGAGGCGGGGGCTATGGATGACGGGCGCAACTTCTTTGTGGTCGAATCCGCCAAGGAAACACTTGACCTGACCACGGCCTCCGAATGGGCAGTTGGACGCAAACTCAATCTCGAACGCTCCCTGCAGATGGGTGATGAATTGGGCGGGCATCTGGTGCTGGGCCACGTGGACGGCATGGCAGAGATCGTCGAGCGTGTCGATCACCCAGACAGCGTGTTCTACAAGCTCCGCGCCCCGGATCAGCTTGCCCGTTTCATTCCACAAAAAGGCTCAGTCGCCCTTGATGGCTGCTCGTTGACGGTCAATGACGTTGACGGGGATGACTTTACCATCTTTCTGATTCCCCATACCATCGCTCACACCACATTTGGTGAAAAGCAGGTCGGCGACAAGATCAATCTTGAGGTGGACATGATGGCGCGCTATATCGCGCGGCTGAGCGAATACAAACCGAGCTGA
- the ribH gene encoding 6,7-dimethyl-8-ribityllumazine synthase encodes MSDKATNILIIEARFYEDLADELARGAMAALDEAGASYERIAVPGVLEIPAALSMALASVEEGINDYDGYVTLGVVIRGETSHYDIVSNESARAIMDLSVEGCIAVGNGIQTVENGDQAWARARVSDKNKGGAAAQAALAMVELRSKFGIEE; translated from the coding sequence ATGAGCGACAAAGCCACGAATATTCTGATCATCGAAGCCCGGTTCTATGAGGATCTGGCGGATGAACTGGCCCGCGGCGCAATGGCCGCGCTGGACGAAGCTGGCGCCTCCTACGAGCGGATTGCGGTTCCCGGTGTGTTGGAAATCCCCGCCGCTCTTTCCATGGCGCTTGCCTCGGTTGAAGAAGGCATCAATGACTATGATGGCTACGTCACTCTGGGCGTCGTGATCCGTGGCGAGACATCCCACTATGATATTGTCTCCAATGAATCCGCACGCGCCATCATGGACCTTTCGGTGGAAGGATGCATTGCTGTCGGCAATGGTATTCAAACCGTCGAAAATGGCGATCAGGCTTGGGCGCGTGCCCGTGTGAGCGACAAGAACAAAGGTGGAGCCGCCGCACAGGCCGCACTGGCTATGGTGGAGCTCCGATCAAAATTCGGTATTGAAGAATGA
- the nusB gene encoding transcription antitermination factor NusB: MSEQDKPVRTANQRGSARLGAVQALYQMDIGGTPLTNVLQEFELYRLGKEVDEELYLPADFDYFKDLVCGVVREQRTLDPMIHFALEKGWPLARIDSTMRALLRCGLYELESRKDVPAAVILTEYVDVAKAFFEGEEPRMVNGVLDALARKVRPDEVKHKPSATKQ; this comes from the coding sequence ATGAGCGAGCAGGATAAACCGGTACGCACCGCAAATCAGCGCGGATCGGCCCGTCTGGGCGCCGTCCAGGCCCTTTATCAGATGGACATCGGCGGAACACCGCTAACTAACGTGTTGCAAGAGTTTGAACTCTATCGGCTCGGCAAGGAAGTGGACGAAGAGCTCTACCTTCCGGCGGATTTCGACTATTTCAAGGATCTCGTCTGCGGTGTGGTGCGTGAACAGCGTACCCTCGATCCGATGATCCACTTCGCGTTGGAAAAAGGCTGGCCGCTTGCCAGAATCGATTCCACCATGCGGGCGCTGTTGCGCTGCGGCCTCTATGAATTGGAGAGCCGCAAAGATGTGCCCGCCGCTGTGATCCTGACCGAGTATGTGGATGTCGCCAAAGCCTTCTTTGAAGGTGAGGAACCCCGCATGGTCAATGGCGTCCTTGATGCGCTGGCGCGCAAAGTTCGGCCCGATGAAGTCAAGCACAAACCATCAGCCACAAAACAATGA